From the Anaeromyxobacter dehalogenans 2CP-1 genome, the window CGCGATCCGGATCATGGTTCCTCCTCGGGGGTTCGTGGGCCGCGCGGGGCGCGGCGCCCCGGCAACATCCTCCTCCGGCGTGGCGGCGGCGCTCGCCCGGGCGGGGCGGCCTCGCCAAGGACGGCGCCGCGGCGCCGCGCCGGCCGCTCCCTGGGCGCAACGCCGCTCGCTCCCTCGCGGGCACCCGCCTTGACACGGCACCCTCCGTGACGGAAGAGCCGCTGCATGCCCCTTCCCCCTCCGCCCCCCGCCGCCGGCGCGCTCGAGCTCATCGGCGCGACGCCCATGGTCCGCGTGCGCCACCTCGACACCGGCCCGTGCGAGCTGTTCCTGAAGCTCGAGAGCGCGAACCCGGGCGGCTCGATCAAGGACCGCATCGGCCTGTCGATGATCGCGGCGGCCGAGCGCGACGGGAGCCTGGGCGGCGACCGCCGTCACCTGGTGGAGGCCACCGCGGGCAACACCGGGCTCGGCCTCGCGCTGGTGGCCGCGCAGCGCGGGTACCGACTGACGCTCGTCATCCCCGACAAGATGAGCCGCGAGAAGATCCTGCACCTCAAGGCGCTCGGGGCCGAGGTGGTGATGACGCGGTCCGACGTGGGCAAGGGCCACCCGGAGTACTACCAGGACCAGGCCGAGCGGATCGCGCGCGAGGAGGGCGCGTTCTACGTGAACCAGTTCGCGAACCCGGCCAACCCGGCGGCGCACGAGGCCGGCACCGGGCCGGAGCTCGTGGCGCAGCTCGGCGGCCGGCTCGACGCGATGGTGTGCGGCGTCGGCTCGGGCGGCACGCTGACCGGCCTCTCGCGCCACCTGGCGAAGGCGGTCCCCGGCTGCGAGATGGTGCTGGCCGACCCGGAGGGCTCGGTGCTCGCCGGCTACGTCGAGACCGGCACGATCGGCAAGGCGGGGAGCTGGCTGGTCGAGGGCATCGGCGAGGACTTCCTGCCGCCGGTCGCCGACCTCTCGCGCGTCCGGCGGGCGCACCGGATCCCGGACCGCGAGAGCCTGGAGACCGCGCGCGCGCTGCTCCGCGCCGAGGGGATCCTGGCCGGCTCGTCCACCGGCACGCTGCTCGCGGCGGCGCTGCGCCACTGCCGCGCCGCGGACCGGCCGCTCCGCGTCTGCACGCTCGTGTGCGACTCGGGCAACAAGTACCTGTCGAAGATGTTCGACGACCTCTGGATGCTGGAGCAGGGGCTCTCGGACCGGCCCACCGTGGGCGACCTCACCGATCTCGT encodes:
- a CDS encoding pyridoxal-phosphate dependent enzyme, which encodes MPLPPPPPAAGALELIGATPMVRVRHLDTGPCELFLKLESANPGGSIKDRIGLSMIAAAERDGSLGGDRRHLVEATAGNTGLGLALVAAQRGYRLTLVIPDKMSREKILHLKALGAEVVMTRSDVGKGHPEYYQDQAERIAREEGAFYVNQFANPANPAAHEAGTGPELVAQLGGRLDAMVCGVGSGGTLTGLSRHLAKAVPGCEMVLADPEGSVLAGYVETGTIGKAGSWLVEGIGEDFLPPVADLSRVRRAHRIPDRESLETARALLRAEGILAGSSTGTLLAAALRHCRAADRPLRVCTLVCDSGNKYLSKMFDDLWMLEQGLSDRPTVGDLTDLVTRRFADRAVVTAGPGDPLLVALNRMKANDVSQLPVVEDGRVVGIVDESDLLLAAVDDPSRLSLPVRDVMTTRLETVTPATPFQALLPMFAAGLVPIVMDAGRFVGLVTRMDVLGALRRRVAR